In Candidatus Methylacidithermus pantelleriae, the DNA window GGCCTTGGTCAAGCTCCCCATACCGCTTTTGGCAATTTTATCCAAGATGGCGTCAATAGATTCACTCTCGTTGGGTCCCTTCGAGGAGGATTCCTGGCGTTTGTTCCGAAGGGTCTGCAGGCGCTTGGTGAACCAATTTTGGATCCAACCGAAGGAAATCTCGGGGACGGGAATCCGGGTGAAGGCAATCGCTATTCCAAGAGATGACCACTCCATGAGCAAGCCTGGAAGGGAATGCTGAGCCAGGAGAATGAGGGACTGGATCGTCACAAAGGTGATCGCAAACCACTTGGCGTTAACCCCGAACAAAAGCTCCGCGGAGGGGAAGAGGGCAGCAAACGCAACGAAGAGGGCAAAGTGCACCGTGTCAGATCCCGAGATCACGATGTCCCAGGCAGGACTGAGCCAGCTAACGGCAACAACCAAAAGAGCGGGTACGACGGCAAGACTTACATAGAGAAGCAAGTATTTCTGCCGTCCAATATTCCGTTCCACCTCCTGACCGAACCAGTACAACATGAGCATCTCGAGAGGAAACCAGTAGGAGAGCCGGTGTAGCCAGATGTAGGTAAAAAGTTGCCAAATCTTACCCTCTTCCACGACAGCTCGCGTACTCAATGCCAGTTCCAGAAGGAGAGGTGCAAAACCTAAGGCTTGGCCCAAAGCCGTGAGAACAAAAACAAGGGAATGGGCTCCAATCAAAACGCCTGTCACATAGACAGGTTGATTCCCAATCCAAAAGAGGGGGCCATCCTCACCAGGTCGTGACCATCGAGACATACCGGTATTAATGTGGCCGAGGAAACTTTTGTGGTAAATCCTTTTGTTTCGAATCCCAAAAAAGATTCCGGACAAAAAGGCGTTTCGAGCTCATGTTCCAACCCCGGTAGGGTTAAGCTTTGGGTAGACGGATTAGAAGAACCATTTTTTCCCTGCCTCGCTACGGGTTTTCTTTCCCACTTGAGGGAATCTCGGGTGAGCTCGGGGTTGGCGAACAAAGCTCTTGAAAGATGGTAAAATGGATTTTTCCCAGCTGGGCTAGCCCTTCCTTTCCGAGTCTTTCGGCCAGTTCTTTTGCGACCTCTCGTACTCTTCCTGAGGATCCTTTGGGAAGTTCCCGGCCTGCCTTTTGGCCCAGTTCGGCAAGTTTCTCTAGAAAAACCGCTCGGGCCAGGATCGAGGCCGCGGCCACGGCAGGGTCCTCTTCTGCGTGGGTCTTTTGGCGGAGAGGAACCTCGAGCTTGGTCAGGAAGCGGCTGACCCAACTCGCCGCATGAGGGCTAAACTGGTCCAGAAGCACAAAGGAAGGGGTAGTAGCCAGTTTACGGAGGACTTCTTCGACAGCCTTTGCGTGTGCCCAGGCAAGCATTCGATTGAGATTGCCGAAACGGCGGTAAAGCGCATTGTATCGAGGCGGACCTAATGTCACCGTGGAAAAAGCCCCCCGGAGCTCTTCCCGAATGGCTCGGGCAATCCGGCGGATTTCCCGAGCACTCTTGACCCGTTTGGAGTCTCTCAGTCCCTGTGCCAGGAGTCTTTTGGCGGAGTCTCGTTCCAGATACACCGCACAGACAACCAGAGGCCCGAAAAAGTCTCCCTTACCGCACTCATCGACGCCAATGTGGGGTTCGAACCATTCGGGGAAAAGTTCCTCTTCGTAACCGAGCCTCGCTTCTCCCAGGATCTCAGGTTCCAGAACAAACGAAACAAAATCGTTGGTTCCCTTTCCCTGCACTACAACAGCCCCGGAATGATATGCACTAATGTGAAGAGTCCCTTTGCGGGCCCGGAAATAGCCGTGGGCCAAGGGCTCAAAAAGAAAATCTTTTTGCTCCAAATGGTGCCGGAGCTGTTCGATCTCTTCTCGGGACAGGCGTACCGTATAGGAAGAATTGGTCACAAGAAAAGCTTCCCTTTTCCCTTTTTCCAAAAACCGCTCGTGTGGCCCTAGCCTCGGAGAACACGAGAGACCTACTGAAAATCCCGTCCCGTTGCGTAGAGGCTTGCTAAAAGCTTTTCCTAAAAAAAAGAGGTAGTGCAACCGTTTTATCCGCTTGGAGACGATTCCGTCCGAACCCAAAAGGGTGGCTAGAGGCTGTGGAGCCAAACCCATGTTTTGGCGGTGATTCCCAACGGGATCGGCCTTGGTGATAGCGCCACAAGGAGAGACTTCTTGAAGCCAAGCAAAGCAATGAAAAGCGGAGCTTTTCTTTGAAAAAATTTTGGGAGGACAAAGC includes these proteins:
- a CDS encoding rhomboid family intramembrane serine protease, yielding MSGIFFGIRNKRIYHKSFLGHINTGMSRWSRPGEDGPLFWIGNQPVYVTGVLIGAHSLVFVLTALGQALGFAPLLLELALSTRAVVEEGKIWQLFTYIWLHRLSYWFPLEMLMLYWFGQEVERNIGRQKYLLLYVSLAVVPALLVVAVSWLSPAWDIVISGSDTVHFALFVAFAALFPSAELLFGVNAKWFAITFVTIQSLILLAQHSLPGLLMEWSSLGIAIAFTRIPVPEISFGWIQNWFTKRLQTLRNKRQESSSKGPNESESIDAILDKIAKSGMGSLTKAEKEALERARMSLLKRNEKK
- the rnhC gene encoding ribonuclease HIII, with protein sequence MTNSSYTVRLSREEIEQLRHHLEQKDFLFEPLAHGYFRARKGTLHISAYHSGAVVVQGKGTNDFVSFVLEPEILGEARLGYEEELFPEWFEPHIGVDECGKGDFFGPLVVCAVYLERDSAKRLLAQGLRDSKRVKSAREIRRIARAIREELRGAFSTVTLGPPRYNALYRRFGNLNRMLAWAHAKAVEEVLRKLATTPSFVLLDQFSPHAASWVSRFLTKLEVPLRQKTHAEEDPAVAAASILARAVFLEKLAELGQKAGRELPKGSSGRVREVAKELAERLGKEGLAQLGKIHFTIFQELCSPTPSSPEIPSSGKENP